In Lentibacillus amyloliquefaciens, one DNA window encodes the following:
- the aceA gene encoding isocitrate lyase yields the protein MNQKTRIETIRDEWENDPRWDGIERTYTAEDVDRLRGSIDIEHTLARKGAEKLWQLVNNEDYVNALGALTGNQALQQVKAGLQAIYLSGWQVAADANLAGEMYPDQSLYPANSVPHVVKRINQALQRADQIHHAEGDNSVDWFAPIVADAEAGFGGQLNVFELMKAMIESGASAVHFEDQLSSEKKCGHLGGKVLLPTQTAVRNLISARLAADVMGARTLIIARTDANAADMITSDLDPYDEPFMTDERTAEGFIRTSAGIDQAIARGLAYAPYADMIWCETSEPNLEEARKFADAIHEKYPNKLLAYNCSPSFNWKSKLSDEDIANFQRELGKMGYKFQFVTLAGFHVLNHSMFDLARKYKKEGMAAYSELQEREFASESFGYSATRHQREVGTGYFDAVAQVISGGTSSTGALAGSTEAEQFAKQT from the coding sequence ATGAATCAAAAAACACGAATTGAAACAATAAGAGATGAATGGGAAAATGACCCGCGTTGGGACGGAATCGAGCGCACGTATACGGCAGAAGATGTTGACCGGCTGAGAGGATCGATTGATATTGAACATACACTTGCCAGAAAAGGTGCAGAAAAATTATGGCAGCTCGTTAACAATGAAGATTATGTAAATGCGCTTGGAGCTTTGACAGGAAATCAGGCCCTGCAGCAAGTAAAAGCGGGGCTTCAGGCAATCTACCTGAGCGGCTGGCAGGTCGCTGCAGACGCCAATCTTGCCGGTGAAATGTATCCGGATCAGAGTCTGTACCCGGCGAATAGTGTACCACATGTTGTTAAACGGATTAATCAGGCCCTGCAGCGTGCTGATCAAATTCATCATGCAGAAGGCGATAATTCTGTTGATTGGTTTGCACCGATTGTGGCAGATGCTGAAGCCGGGTTTGGCGGACAACTGAATGTCTTTGAATTGATGAAGGCGATGATTGAGTCAGGCGCATCGGCAGTTCACTTTGAAGACCAGCTGTCATCGGAGAAGAAATGCGGCCATCTGGGTGGTAAAGTGTTGCTGCCGACCCAGACGGCCGTCAGGAATCTGATTTCAGCACGCCTGGCTGCAGATGTCATGGGGGCACGTACGCTCATAATTGCCCGCACTGATGCCAATGCTGCTGATATGATTACAAGTGATCTTGATCCATATGATGAGCCGTTTATGACCGATGAACGGACAGCAGAAGGATTTATCCGCACAAGTGCAGGAATTGATCAGGCTATTGCCCGGGGGCTTGCTTACGCCCCATATGCGGATATGATCTGGTGTGAAACGTCTGAACCAAACTTGGAAGAAGCCCGGAAATTTGCAGATGCGATTCATGAAAAATATCCAAATAAATTGCTTGCATATAATTGTTCGCCTTCATTTAATTGGAAAAGTAAACTTTCAGATGAAGATATAGCAAATTTTCAGCGGGAACTGGGTAAAATGGGCTATAAATTCCAGTTCGTTACATTAGCAGGCTTCCATGTATTGAATCACAGTATGTTTGATTTGGCCAGAAAATATAAAAAAGAAGGTATGGCAGCTTATTCCGAACTGCAAGAGCGGGAATTTGCGAGTGAATCATTTGGATACAGTGCCACCCGGCATCAGCGGGAAGTCGGGACAGGTTATTTTGATGCAGTGGCACAAGTTATTTCCGGCGGTACTTCATCAACCGGAGCATTAGCAGGGTCGACCGAAGCAGAACAATTTGCAAAACAGACGTAA
- a CDS encoding NlpC/P60 family protein, with the protein MRKTVGAAVAAGTVMFGSLFLTDSVHAETLEDVKDERAEVQGELSGAESEIADVMVELEDLNEKIASVDDALAENKQKMNDTKQKITNTEEKVASLEEEVKALQEKIEERKEILKERIVSLQKNGGDISYLEVVFGSKSFGDMISRLSAVSKIAESDEKLMKQQEADKAEVEEKKQDKEDKLAGLKDMKVELEGMKETITAQKEQNEKDKQKLKDKKQDLTAMKSELEDKDSSLAAVESELKQRQNNGNNESDSSGNSTAVASSSSSQSDSSSNSSTSGDGELKQLSNSSSNSNKSGGGNHSSAISAGYTQTGTPYVTAGKGPGGFDCSGFVSWAFGQAGVSIPSSTSALQGVGSQVSYSSAQPGDLVFFNTYKTNGHVGIYLGNGKFLGAQNSTGVAVADMTSGYWNDKFAGHVRRVN; encoded by the coding sequence GTGAGAAAAACAGTCGGAGCCGCAGTTGCTGCCGGTACAGTTATGTTTGGAAGTTTGTTTTTGACAGATTCAGTTCATGCTGAAACGTTAGAAGATGTCAAGGATGAACGTGCAGAAGTTCAGGGAGAACTATCAGGTGCAGAATCGGAAATCGCTGACGTTATGGTAGAGTTAGAAGATTTGAATGAAAAAATTGCATCTGTTGATGATGCACTTGCTGAAAATAAACAAAAAATGAACGATACAAAACAAAAAATAACAAATACTGAAGAAAAAGTTGCGTCCCTTGAAGAGGAAGTTAAAGCGCTTCAAGAAAAAATTGAAGAACGCAAAGAGATTTTGAAAGAGCGTATTGTTTCACTGCAAAAAAATGGCGGCGATATCAGTTACTTGGAAGTCGTTTTCGGATCCAAGAGTTTTGGTGATATGATCAGCCGGCTATCTGCTGTATCAAAAATTGCAGAGTCTGACGAAAAATTGATGAAACAGCAGGAAGCGGATAAGGCTGAAGTCGAGGAGAAAAAGCAGGACAAGGAAGACAAACTAGCAGGTCTCAAGGATATGAAAGTTGAACTTGAAGGCATGAAAGAAACCATTACAGCGCAGAAAGAACAAAATGAAAAAGATAAACAAAAACTTAAGGATAAAAAACAGGATTTAACAGCTATGAAATCTGAACTTGAAGACAAAGATAGCAGTCTTGCTGCCGTAGAAAGTGAACTTAAACAGCGCCAAAACAATGGAAATAACGAATCTGATTCTTCCGGTAACTCAACAGCTGTAGCATCAAGTTCTTCGTCTCAATCAGATTCGTCATCTAATTCATCGACTTCCGGCGACGGGGAGCTTAAACAACTGAGTAATTCAAGCAGCAATAGTAACAAGAGCGGTGGCGGAAACCATAGCTCTGCTATCAGTGCCGGTTATACCCAGACTGGAACACCATATGTAACAGCAGGCAAAGGCCCGGGCGGATTTGATTGCTCCGGATTTGTATCATGGGCATTCGGTCAAGCTGGTGTATCGATTCCATCCAGCACGTCAGCACTGCAAGGTGTCGGATCACAAGTTTCATACAGCAGTGCTCAGCCGGGTGACTTAGTATTCTTTAACACTTATAAAACAAATGGTCATGTGGGCATTTACCTTGGAAATGGCAAGTTCCTGGGTGCTCAAAACAGTACTGGTGTTGCAGTTGCTGATATGACAAGCGGCTATTGGAATGATAAATTTGCCGGTCATGTTCGCCGGGTTAACTAA
- a CDS encoding BCCT family transporter — protein MEKHTYKNPVFFISAIIVGLLVLAGALFTETFKAIANQLFSFTTINFGWFYLLAVFIFVMFLAILSLTRYGKIRLGPKGSRPEYPFFTWIGMLFSAGFGAGLVFWGVAEPMSHFFETPFTGLEAQTEEAARISMGYSFFHWAVSQWSVFAVVGLIIAFLQFKKEKKGLISTAIEPVVGSNRILGGTVDTLAVIATVMGVATSLGLGISQMNGGLKSVFGVPNAITIQMIIAAVMLVTYLISSSTGLNRGIKWLSNLNLGLCLLLLVFVFIAGPTVFILDTFVLGLGDYITNFVSYSFRLTPYSGESWVTEWTIFYWAWSTAWSPFVGAFVARVSRGRTIREFVFGVLVVPPVIACLWIAAFGGTAIYSDLFNGTQIAEAVNADMTVALFETFANLPMPNVLSILAILLIFTFLVTSADSATYILGSMTSKGSLNPALTVKIIWGVLITAIAVVLLFAGGLNALQTASLTSALPFTIILLLIVVAFIKMIKKEQVPKKGE, from the coding sequence ATGGAAAAACATACTTATAAGAATCCGGTATTTTTTATATCAGCTATAATTGTTGGACTATTAGTGTTAGCCGGAGCACTCTTTACTGAAACATTTAAAGCGATTGCCAATCAATTATTCAGTTTCACAACGATTAATTTTGGCTGGTTTTACTTACTGGCAGTGTTTATTTTTGTCATGTTTTTAGCAATACTGTCATTGACCAGATATGGCAAAATTCGTCTCGGGCCTAAGGGGTCCCGCCCTGAGTATCCTTTTTTCACTTGGATTGGTATGCTGTTTTCAGCCGGGTTTGGCGCCGGTCTGGTATTCTGGGGTGTAGCTGAACCTATGAGTCATTTTTTTGAGACCCCTTTTACCGGTTTAGAGGCGCAAACTGAAGAGGCCGCCAGAATATCTATGGGGTATTCCTTTTTCCATTGGGCTGTGAGCCAATGGTCAGTGTTTGCTGTTGTCGGTTTAATCATTGCTTTTCTGCAATTTAAGAAAGAAAAGAAAGGACTAATCTCAACAGCAATTGAACCTGTAGTTGGAAGCAATCGTATCCTGGGCGGCACGGTTGATACGCTCGCCGTGATTGCAACAGTTATGGGAGTTGCCACATCACTCGGACTGGGAATATCCCAGATGAATGGCGGCCTGAAGAGCGTCTTTGGTGTTCCGAATGCGATTACGATTCAAATGATAATTGCAGCCGTTATGCTGGTGACATATCTGATTTCATCAAGTACAGGTTTGAACCGGGGAATCAAGTGGCTCAGTAATTTGAATCTTGGTTTATGCTTGCTGCTCCTTGTGTTTGTTTTTATCGCAGGCCCGACCGTCTTTATTTTAGATACGTTTGTACTGGGATTAGGCGATTATATTACAAATTTTGTAAGCTACAGTTTCCGTCTGACACCATATTCCGGTGAAAGCTGGGTGACTGAGTGGACCATTTTCTACTGGGCATGGTCAACAGCCTGGTCGCCATTTGTCGGTGCGTTTGTTGCCCGCGTGTCAAGAGGCCGGACAATCCGTGAGTTTGTATTTGGTGTCCTGGTTGTTCCGCCGGTTATTGCCTGTCTATGGATTGCAGCGTTTGGCGGAACAGCTATTTACAGTGACCTATTCAACGGGACGCAAATTGCTGAAGCGGTCAATGCTGATATGACGGTTGCCTTGTTTGAAACATTTGCCAACTTGCCAATGCCAAATGTTCTGTCCATACTGGCTATTTTGCTCATTTTCACTTTCCTGGTTACATCAGCAGACTCTGCCACTTATATACTGGGAAGCATGACGTCTAAAGGCAGCCTTAACCCTGCATTGACAGTAAAAATCATTTGGGGCGTATTGATTACAGCTATTGCTGTCGTACTCCTGTTTGCCGGCGGTTTGAATGCATTGCAGACGGCATCGCTGACGTCCGCATTGCCATTTACGATTATATTACTGCTGATTGTCGTGGCGTTTATTAAAATGATTAAAAAAGAACAAGTGCCAAAAAAAGGTGAATGA
- a CDS encoding hemolysin family protein has product MIIAIIILLFVSLFFSGSETALTAANRMKLQARADNHDNKAKKLLDLISKPNEFITTILIGNNISNIVLPTLVTAMAIQYDFNVGVASAVLTILIIVFAEVIPKSVAAAFPNQIAMMISPVIRFFVIVLKPITIILNWLTNKITSALAKGDSSDASVSKEELRSMVDIADSEGTFNDAESNRIKGVLDFYNLDVKDVLKTPRVDITALASTTSFEEVRDMVIQNPYTRYPVYHKDIDDIVAVFHSKYLISWSMEPDKSLQHFSYSDPLIVFEFQPAEWVFRKMTKEKKHMAVVLDEYGGTEGILTHEDAIEAMIGQEIEDEMDSDTAAIVEKLTDNEIICDGKITLYQLNTIFDTDIPEEEDVLSGYLLKEFNAFPEEGEMIERDNLTFKVLEVAGRMVRKVQINKV; this is encoded by the coding sequence GTGATTATTGCAATTATTATATTATTGTTTGTCTCACTTTTCTTCTCCGGGAGTGAAACAGCTTTAACTGCAGCCAATAGGATGAAATTACAGGCAAGAGCGGATAATCATGATAATAAAGCAAAGAAACTATTGGATTTAATTTCTAAACCAAATGAATTTATAACAACAATCTTAATAGGCAATAACATTTCCAATATCGTGCTCCCGACCTTAGTGACAGCCATGGCGATACAGTACGACTTTAACGTGGGTGTTGCGTCTGCTGTTTTGACCATTTTAATTATTGTGTTTGCTGAAGTCATTCCGAAGTCTGTGGCAGCAGCATTTCCGAATCAAATAGCAATGATGATTTCACCGGTCATCCGATTTTTTGTCATTGTATTAAAACCGATTACCATCATTCTTAATTGGCTGACAAATAAGATAACCAGTGCACTTGCAAAGGGAGATTCAAGCGATGCATCGGTCTCCAAGGAAGAATTGCGCAGTATGGTTGATATCGCTGATTCGGAAGGAACGTTTAATGACGCAGAATCCAATCGTATTAAAGGTGTGCTTGATTTTTACAATCTCGATGTCAAAGATGTCCTGAAAACCCCAAGAGTTGATATTACAGCTTTGGCATCAACAACTTCTTTTGAGGAAGTAAGAGATATGGTCATTCAAAATCCGTATACACGATACCCTGTTTACCATAAGGATATAGATGACATTGTCGCGGTCTTTCATTCGAAATATTTGATTTCCTGGTCCATGGAACCTGACAAATCATTACAGCATTTCAGCTATTCGGATCCGCTGATTGTGTTTGAGTTTCAACCGGCTGAATGGGTTTTCCGGAAGATGACGAAAGAGAAGAAACATATGGCGGTTGTACTGGATGAATATGGCGGAACGGAAGGAATTTTAACACATGAAGACGCCATTGAAGCCATGATAGGACAGGAAATTGAAGATGAAATGGATTCTGATACTGCCGCGATTGTTGAGAAACTGACCGATAATGAAATCATTTGTGACGGAAAAATAACGCTTTATCAGCTTAATACAATTTTTGATACAGATATTCCTGAAGAGGAAGACGTGCTTTCCGGTTATTTGCTGAAAGAATTTAATGCATTCCCTGAAGAAGGGGAAATGATCGAGCGGGATAACCTGACTTTTAAAGTGCTGGAAGTTGCGGGAAGAATGGTCAGGAAGGTACAGATCAATAAAGTGTGA
- a CDS encoding DMT family transporter — translation MNKSWNILFLAGLFEIGWVVGLKHANSVTAWILTVIAIYLSMHLLVLSSKKLPVGTAYAVFAGIGATGTVILEIVVFDEPFRLLKILLILLLLSGVIGLKLVTDEQAGERDS, via the coding sequence ATGAATAAGAGCTGGAATATTTTATTTTTGGCAGGGCTGTTTGAAATCGGCTGGGTCGTTGGACTCAAACATGCCAACAGTGTCACGGCATGGATCCTGACTGTGATTGCTATTTATCTTAGTATGCATTTACTTGTATTATCTTCCAAAAAACTTCCGGTTGGCACAGCATATGCCGTGTTTGCCGGGATTGGAGCAACAGGAACCGTCATATTGGAAATAGTTGTATTTGACGAACCGTTTCGCTTGCTCAAAATTTTACTCATTTTATTACTGTTAAGCGGTGTCATCGGATTGAAACTTGTTACAGATGAACAGGCGGGTGAGCGCGATTCATGA
- a CDS encoding DMT family transporter, whose product MSWIYLIIAGFGEIFGVMGITKVNQKKSVFSFTWLIGGFLFSFLFLTLAMENLPMGTAYAIWTGIGTAGSAIAGMIFYGESTDWRRILFIGMIIAAAVGLKLIT is encoded by the coding sequence ATGAGCTGGATTTATTTAATTATTGCCGGATTTGGCGAAATTTTTGGTGTGATGGGCATTACTAAAGTGAATCAGAAGAAAAGTGTTTTTTCATTTACATGGCTGATTGGCGGCTTTCTATTTAGCTTTCTATTTTTGACATTAGCCATGGAGAATCTGCCTATGGGTACAGCGTATGCCATATGGACGGGAATAGGTACGGCAGGAAGTGCGATTGCCGGTATGATTTTTTATGGTGAATCAACAGATTGGCGCCGCATTTTGTTCATCGGTATGATAATTGCTGCAGCGGTTGGTCTGAAACTAATTACCTAG
- a CDS encoding VLRF1 family aeRF1-type release factor: protein MSLRQQINQLEHIKKEQDNKILTMYLNTDPSDANQQAGEWKLHLKNGLRNFESYLKEDNDKEELKNFQLVKQKVEKFVHNNEQHFRKGIILFASADEEIWFADRFQMPIKTEFYWETIPELEQLKELEETYPNTGIILVQKDEIKIIESHLNEILETDYYKFDLDTDKWRQFTGPHKADASMGSGGRSTQQDKFNARYEANKQRWYKSIAPKLDKKAKDHEWENIYVVGEPDDASELKEEMNKPVTGLIQKNLLHHEETKVLEEIFG, encoded by the coding sequence ATGAGTTTACGTCAACAGATTAATCAGCTTGAGCATATAAAAAAAGAACAAGACAATAAAATCCTGACGATGTATTTAAATACAGACCCGTCTGATGCAAATCAGCAAGCCGGTGAATGGAAACTTCATTTAAAGAATGGACTCCGTAATTTTGAAAGCTATTTAAAAGAGGATAATGATAAAGAAGAGCTGAAAAATTTTCAGCTTGTCAAGCAAAAGGTAGAAAAATTTGTTCATAACAATGAACAGCATTTTCGCAAGGGTATCATTTTATTTGCATCAGCTGATGAAGAAATATGGTTTGCCGACAGATTTCAAATGCCGATTAAAACAGAATTTTATTGGGAAACAATTCCTGAACTTGAGCAGTTAAAAGAGCTTGAAGAAACATATCCAAATACAGGTATCATACTTGTGCAGAAAGATGAGATAAAAATTATTGAGTCACATCTCAATGAGATATTGGAAACAGATTACTATAAATTTGATCTCGATACAGATAAATGGCGTCAGTTTACCGGTCCGCATAAGGCTGACGCATCAATGGGCTCCGGAGGCAGGAGCACCCAGCAGGACAAATTCAATGCGCGCTATGAAGCTAACAAACAGCGCTGGTATAAAAGCATTGCACCGAAATTGGATAAAAAAGCAAAAGATCATGAGTGGGAAAACATTTATGTGGTCGGTGAGCCGGATGATGCATCAGAATTAAAAGAAGAAATGAACAAACCGGTTACCGGACTAATTCAGAAAAACCTGCTCCATCATGAAGAAACAAAAGTGCTTGAAGAAATCTTTGGATAA
- a CDS encoding VOC family protein, whose translation MQAKQIYVNLPVKDLNKSVAFFSKIGFEFDPQATDENATCMVINENTFVMLLVETFFKTFTNKEIADTTNNTEAILAISAESREQVDEIVKKALEAGGKSANDPIDHGFMYGWSFQDIDGHLWEVMYMDESEAAQG comes from the coding sequence TTGCAAGCGAAGCAAATTTATGTGAATTTGCCGGTAAAAGACCTGAATAAATCCGTTGCCTTTTTTTCTAAGATAGGGTTTGAGTTTGACCCTCAAGCTACGGATGAAAACGCAACGTGCATGGTGATTAATGAAAATACATTTGTAATGCTGCTCGTCGAAACGTTTTTTAAAACTTTTACCAACAAAGAAATTGCTGATACAACCAACAATACCGAAGCTATTCTGGCTATTTCCGCTGAAAGTAGAGAACAAGTTGATGAGATTGTAAAGAAAGCGTTAGAAGCTGGCGGAAAGTCTGCAAATGATCCGATAGACCATGGATTTATGTACGGATGGAGTTTTCAGGATATAGACGGCCATCTTTGGGAAGTCATGTACATGGATGAAAGCGAAGCTGCGCAAGGTTAA
- a CDS encoding DJ-1/PfpI family protein, with product MKALFFLYEGYVDWEISPLSCMLNVCDVEIDTAALNEEVTHEGKFKVKVDLNIEACNPSNYNILIIPGGEPAPFDKDERLLTLIRGFDKQGKWIAAICGGPHSWRRLAFCAKESIQHNDRVSQSFWLTFFICEINDVP from the coding sequence TTGAAAGCATTATTCTTTTTATACGAAGGGTATGTTGATTGGGAAATTAGTCCTTTGTCCTGCATGTTAAATGTCTGTGACGTCGAAATTGATACTGCAGCATTAAATGAGGAAGTCACTCATGAAGGAAAGTTCAAAGTAAAGGTTGATTTGAATATTGAAGCGTGTAATCCCTCGAATTACAATATTTTGATCATACCGGGAGGAGAACCGGCTCCATTTGATAAAGATGAACGTTTGCTCACACTGATTCGTGGATTTGATAAACAAGGTAAATGGATCGCAGCGATTTGCGGGGGACCACATTCCTGGCGGCGGCTGGCATTTTGCGCGAAAGAAAGTATTCAACATAATGATAGGGTCAGTCAATCGTTCTGGTTGACCTTTTTTATCTGTGAAATCAATGATGTTCCATGA
- a CDS encoding Fur family transcriptional regulator, with product MKLNEAIEQIKKEGYKTTGKRKDILTFFAEADGYRTAKDLIAYLEPLYEGISFDTVYRNLHLFHEVGVLETTELNGEKNFRISCTEHHHHHFICKDCGKTKEIEVCPMKEVQQSLGNYAIEDHKFEIYGLCPACQ from the coding sequence ATGAAACTTAATGAGGCGATTGAACAGATTAAAAAAGAAGGCTACAAGACAACCGGCAAACGAAAAGATATACTGACGTTTTTTGCTGAAGCTGACGGCTATCGCACAGCAAAAGATCTCATTGCCTATTTAGAACCTTTATATGAGGGCATCAGTTTTGATACTGTTTACCGCAATCTTCACTTGTTTCACGAAGTTGGCGTGCTGGAAACAACCGAACTAAACGGAGAAAAGAACTTTCGCATCAGCTGTACGGAGCACCATCATCACCATTTTATCTGCAAAGATTGCGGAAAAACAAAAGAAATTGAAGTCTGCCCAATGAAGGAAGTACAGCAGTCCCTTGGCAATTATGCAATCGAAGACCATAAGTTCGAAATATACGGCTTATGCCCGGCGTGCCAGTAA
- a CDS encoding metal ABC transporter permease, with the protein MLADFLEYDFLRHTFLTGLLIGIIAPLLGTFIVVRRLSLIADALSHVTLAGIAFGLFMDKKFALGIAPLYSGMGFSVLGSIFIEKLRDVYKAYQELAIPIILSGGVGLSVIFIALADGFNTDLFNYLFGSVSAVSETDFYSILGIAAVIMLGIGLFYKELVTLSFDEEHAVVSGIHAKRIHLLFIIMTALVIAASIRVVGVLLVSALMTLPVAASMRIARGFKQMILFSIVFGETAVIIGLIAGYYFSIPPGGTIVMVSIAILLVAIGFKRLSMPLKMRKGR; encoded by the coding sequence ATGCTGGCAGATTTTTTAGAATATGATTTTTTACGCCATACTTTTTTAACAGGACTATTAATCGGTATCATTGCACCATTGCTCGGGACCTTCATCGTTGTCAGGCGGCTTTCCCTGATAGCTGATGCATTGTCTCACGTAACACTTGCCGGCATCGCGTTCGGACTTTTTATGGATAAGAAATTCGCCCTGGGAATTGCCCCGCTCTATAGCGGAATGGGATTTTCCGTTCTCGGATCGATTTTCATTGAAAAATTGCGCGACGTTTATAAAGCATATCAGGAGCTTGCTATTCCGATCATATTATCGGGCGGTGTAGGGCTGAGCGTTATTTTCATAGCGCTCGCTGATGGTTTCAACACCGATTTATTCAATTATTTATTCGGCTCTGTCTCTGCCGTCAGTGAGACGGACTTTTATTCGATTTTGGGAATCGCAGCAGTTATTATGTTGGGGATTGGGTTATTTTATAAAGAACTGGTAACCTTATCCTTTGATGAAGAACACGCTGTTGTTTCAGGAATCCATGCCAAAAGGATTCATTTGCTCTTTATCATTATGACAGCACTGGTTATAGCAGCATCGATCCGTGTCGTTGGTGTGCTGCTTGTGTCTGCTTTGATGACATTGCCTGTAGCAGCTAGTATGCGGATTGCCCGCGGTTTTAAGCAAATGATTCTTTTTTCAATTGTATTTGGCGAAACAGCTGTTATCATAGGTTTAATAGCAGGCTATTATTTCAGCATCCCGCCAGGCGGAACCATTGTCATGGTTTCCATTGCCATCCTCCTTGTGGCAATTGGTTTCAAACGTTTAAGTATGCCGCTGAAAATGAGGAAAGGAAGGTGA
- a CDS encoding metal ABC transporter ATP-binding protein translates to MKEPVVSMKNLSHAYENKNTLHDINFEIPHGAFMGMIGPNGGGKTTLINLILGLIKPDHGSINLFGEPIQKFKDWSKIGFVSQKANSFNKGFPATVYEVVSMGLTGKIGYFKLFKATHKQKVIEAIEQVGMEDYTYENIGNLSGGQQQRVFIARSLVSEPELLILDEPTVGVDQENVQKFYDLLHQLNEKHTITLLLVTHDTGTMTEHATDLVCLNRTLHFHGNPDEYKTLTNDDLSKFYSHPVNIVTHSH, encoded by the coding sequence ATGAAAGAACCGGTTGTTTCAATGAAGAATCTCAGCCATGCCTATGAAAACAAAAACACGCTTCATGATATTAACTTTGAAATCCCCCATGGTGCTTTTATGGGAATGATCGGACCAAACGGCGGAGGCAAAACGACGTTGATAAACTTGATCCTTGGCCTCATAAAACCTGATCATGGGTCCATTAATCTTTTCGGTGAACCGATCCAAAAGTTCAAAGACTGGAGTAAAATCGGTTTCGTTTCACAAAAGGCCAACTCCTTCAACAAAGGTTTTCCGGCGACTGTCTACGAAGTTGTCTCAATGGGGCTGACAGGAAAAATTGGTTATTTTAAATTATTTAAAGCAACACATAAACAGAAAGTGATCGAAGCAATTGAACAGGTCGGCATGGAAGATTACACGTATGAGAATATCGGCAACCTGTCAGGCGGACAGCAGCAGCGTGTGTTTATTGCCCGTTCACTGGTCAGTGAGCCGGAGTTATTGATCCTCGATGAACCGACTGTTGGCGTTGATCAGGAAAACGTGCAAAAATTTTACGATCTTCTGCATCAATTAAACGAAAAACACACGATTACACTATTGCTTGTTACCCATGATACGGGAACGATGACTGAGCATGCTACAGATCTTGTTTGCTTAAACAGAACATTGCATTTTCATGGGAACCCTGATGAGTATAAAACACTGACAAATGATGATTTATCAAAGTTTTATAGTCACCCCGTCAATATTGTGACACACAGCCATTAA
- a CDS encoding metal ABC transporter solute-binding protein, Zn/Mn family, translated as MMITVIITGCSPSNSNTDADADLKIYTSVYPIQYAIERIGGESVETESVYPPGVDAHTYEPSSRDITSIAEGDAFIFLGAGMEGFAETAADALKSQDVALIELGANEALFHDAKDGDEEHNHHHQGEDGHHHDHNPHIWLDPLRMIDMAGIIKGKLIELNPDNTEQYNRNFKGLKDDLLELDKKYRDTLNAKENKKVVVSHAAYGYWEERYGLEQIAIRGLSSNDEPSQKELIAIIDQAKDYNLDYILFEQNSSDHVSEIIQEQIGAKSLELHNLAILTESDLKNGDDYVSLMKENLNVLDQATN; from the coding sequence ATGATGATCACTGTCATTATCACCGGGTGCAGTCCATCCAATTCGAATACTGACGCTGATGCAGATTTGAAAATCTACACCTCCGTCTACCCCATTCAATACGCGATTGAGCGGATTGGCGGCGAATCGGTTGAGACAGAATCGGTCTACCCGCCGGGCGTTGATGCACATACCTATGAACCATCGTCAAGAGACATTACATCCATTGCAGAAGGTGATGCATTTATTTTCCTTGGAGCCGGAATGGAAGGATTTGCAGAAACGGCCGCTGATGCTTTGAAATCTCAGGATGTCGCTTTAATCGAACTAGGTGCTAATGAGGCATTATTTCATGATGCTAAAGACGGCGATGAGGAACATAATCATCATCACCAAGGTGAAGACGGACACCATCATGACCACAATCCGCACATCTGGCTTGATCCACTGCGGATGATTGATATGGCAGGTATCATCAAAGGGAAACTTATTGAATTAAACCCTGATAACACCGAACAATATAACCGAAATTTCAAGGGTTTGAAAGATGATCTGCTTGAACTGGACAAAAAATACCGGGACACACTGAATGCTAAAGAAAATAAAAAGGTTGTTGTTTCTCATGCTGCATACGGTTATTGGGAAGAAAGGTACGGCCTCGAGCAGATTGCCATCCGCGGTTTATCGTCAAATGATGAACCATCCCAAAAAGAACTGATAGCAATTATTGATCAGGCAAAAGATTACAATCTTGATTATATTCTGTTTGAACAGAACAGTTCGGACCATGTTTCTGAAATCATCCAGGAACAAATCGGCGCCAAAAGCCTGGAACTCCATAATTTAGCTATTCTGACCGAATCTGATTTAAAAAACGGTGACGATTATGTTTCACTGATGAAAGAAAACCTTAATGTACTTGATCAGGCAACCAATTAG